Proteins encoded by one window of Streptomyces clavuligerus:
- a CDS encoding YdcF family protein, with translation MARAAGTPPQGAPVPHRTITDAQWSDAHLIWRYHLMGHTPRPCSAAIGLGSHDLGVATAAAGLYHAGLFPVVVFSGGNSPTTAARFPRGEAVHYREHARALGVPDAAILLEARAANTGQNIAFSREVLSTAGTGVDSLLLIAKPYMERRAYATCRKLWPEADVVCASEPLALDDYVTSIGDEKLVVDMLVGDLQRVIEYPGLGFAIEQDVPDDVHDAFERLIRAGFDSRLITT, from the coding sequence ATGGCGCGTGCGGCAGGAACACCACCACAGGGAGCACCCGTGCCGCACCGCACGATCACCGACGCGCAGTGGAGCGACGCCCATCTGATCTGGCGCTACCACCTGATGGGCCACACCCCGCGCCCCTGCTCGGCGGCGATCGGGCTGGGGAGCCACGACCTGGGGGTCGCCACCGCCGCCGCCGGGCTGTACCACGCCGGGCTCTTCCCCGTCGTCGTCTTCAGCGGTGGCAACAGCCCCACGACCGCCGCCCGCTTCCCGCGCGGCGAAGCGGTCCACTACCGCGAGCACGCACGTGCCCTGGGCGTCCCCGACGCAGCGATCCTCCTGGAGGCCCGGGCCGCCAACACCGGGCAGAACATCGCGTTCTCCCGCGAGGTCCTGAGCACCGCCGGGACCGGGGTCGACTCGCTCCTCCTGATCGCCAAGCCGTACATGGAGCGCCGGGCCTACGCCACCTGCCGCAAGCTGTGGCCCGAGGCCGATGTCGTCTGCGCCTCCGAACCGCTCGCGCTCGACGACTACGTCACGTCCATCGGCGACGAGAAGCTCGTGGTGGACATGCTCGTCGGCGATCTCCAGCGCGTCATCGAGTACCCGGGGCTCGGCTTCGCCATCGAACAGGACGTCCCCGACGACGTCCACGACGCCTTCGAGCGTCTGATCCGCGCCG
- a CDS encoding DUF397 domain-containing protein has translation MTADQSHSPTLWIKSSYSGSSGGQCVEWSPAYASAHGTVPVRDSKTPTGPALAFSTSAWTAFVGDLSR, from the coding sequence ATGACTGCGGACCAGAGCCACAGCCCCACCTTGTGGATCAAGTCTTCCTACAGCGGGTCGTCCGGAGGCCAGTGCGTCGAGTGGTCCCCCGCGTACGCGTCGGCCCACGGCACCGTCCCCGTCCGTGACAGCAAGACCCCCACCGGCCCCGCCCTCGCCTTCAGCACGTCCGCGTGGACCGCCTTCGTCGGCGATCTGAGCAGGTGA